A stretch of the Haloarcula ordinaria genome encodes the following:
- a CDS encoding pantoate kinase produces the protein MKTEAEAFVPGHVTGFFTVDRGEDPTETGSRGGGLALSDGVRVTIRPAEETRIELDGERVGMDAVERVLDALGATARVTATTDLPLGAGFGVSGAMALGTALAGNAAFDRRLSYNELVTVAHGAEVQAGTGLGDVVGQSRGGIPLRLEPGAPGHNYVDAIPDRARIEYHTLGELSTADVVDGETAELSGAGERALSQVVKEPTLESFMRASRQFSREADLLTPAVWDVVTDVNEAGGDAAMAMLGETVFALGTGLTDAGYDANVCEVDPAGATVEPDR, from the coding sequence ATGAAGACGGAAGCCGAGGCCTTCGTCCCCGGGCACGTGACCGGCTTTTTCACCGTGGACCGGGGCGAGGACCCGACGGAGACGGGGTCGCGTGGGGGCGGACTGGCGCTCTCCGACGGCGTCCGGGTGACCATCCGCCCGGCCGAGGAGACACGTATCGAACTCGATGGAGAGCGGGTGGGGATGGACGCCGTGGAACGAGTGCTCGACGCTCTCGGAGCAACCGCGCGCGTGACCGCAACCACGGATCTGCCGCTGGGGGCGGGCTTCGGCGTCTCCGGCGCCATGGCACTGGGGACGGCGCTCGCGGGCAACGCCGCCTTCGACCGGCGACTCTCTTACAACGAGCTGGTGACCGTCGCCCACGGCGCGGAGGTCCAGGCTGGAACCGGCCTGGGCGACGTCGTCGGGCAGTCCCGAGGGGGTATTCCGCTCCGCCTGGAACCCGGTGCGCCGGGCCACAACTACGTCGACGCGATCCCCGACCGGGCACGCATCGAGTACCACACGCTCGGCGAGCTCTCGACAGCCGACGTGGTCGACGGCGAGACGGCGGAACTGAGTGGGGCCGGCGAACGGGCGCTCTCGCAGGTCGTCAAGGAACCGACCCTCGAATCGTTCATGCGCGCGTCCCGGCAGTTTTCCAGGGAGGCCGACCTGCTCACGCCGGCGGTGTGGGACGTCGTCACCGACGTCAACGAGGCGGGCGGCGACGCCGCGATGGCGATGCTCGGCGAGACGGTCTTCGCGCTCGGGACCGGTCTCACCGACGCTGGGTACGACGCGAACGTCTGTGAAGTGGACCCGGCGGGCGCGACGGTCGAACCCGACCGCTGA
- a CDS encoding UPF0175 family protein: MPTISARLPSEEKAELDDVAALLSEDRSTTIRKALAEGLETLRIRVAVERYQSGDVSAAEAARIADLSVAEWLDVARERNLTTQLTLSDLELDADTAAEL; encoded by the coding sequence ATGCCGACAATCAGTGCACGGCTCCCCAGCGAGGAGAAGGCGGAACTCGACGACGTGGCGGCACTGCTCTCGGAGGACCGGTCGACGACCATCCGGAAGGCGCTGGCGGAGGGCCTCGAGACGCTGCGTATCCGCGTGGCCGTCGAGCGCTACCAGTCCGGCGACGTCTCGGCCGCGGAAGCGGCCCGCATCGCGGACCTGTCGGTCGCCGAGTGGCTCGACGTCGCCCGCGAGCGCAACCTCACCACGCAGCTGACGCTGTCTGACCTCGAACTGGACGCCGACACGGCGGCGGAACTGTGA